In one Drosophila pseudoobscura strain MV-25-SWS-2005 chromosome X, UCI_Dpse_MV25, whole genome shotgun sequence genomic region, the following are encoded:
- the lush gene encoding general odorant-binding protein lush, giving the protein MKHCKHSSSLVLAIVLQMELLLGLLPHQGLAVTMEQMMQSMDMLRGACQPKFKVTTETLDRIRAADFSMEHTQDLMCYTRCIAQMAGTVTKKGEFSAAKAYAQLPIILPPEMLEAGKASVDACRDVQKPYKDSCEKIFYTTKCMSEVDPSKFTFP; this is encoded by the exons atgAAGCACTGTAAGCACAGCTCGTCTCTGGTTTTGGCCATCGTCCTGCAaatggagctgctgctcggGCTGCTGCCGCACCAAGGACTGGCCGTGACCATGGAACAGATGATGCAGTCGATGGACATGCTGCGCGGCGCCTGTCAGCCCAAGTTTAAGGTGACCACCGAAACATTGGATCGAATCCGCGCAGCGGACTTCAGTATGGAGCACACGCAGGACTTGATG TGCTACACCAGGTGCATTGCCCAGATGGCGGGCACGGTGACCAAGAAGGGAGAGTTCAGCGCCGCCAAAGCGTATGCCCAGCTGCCAATCATCTTGCCGCCGGAAATGCTGGAGGCTGGCAAGGCGTCCGTAGACGCATGCAGGGATGTGC AGAAACCGTACAAGGATTCGTGCGAAAAGATCTTCTATACAACCAAATGCATGTCAGAGGTGGATCCCAGCAAGTTTACGTTCCCATAA
- the LOC4812102 gene encoding uncharacterized protein isoform X1, with the protein MHARFADSDPASPDSGDRIETETLEYRIEVFKQNPKNMAALHEMLDEVVLRAETEANKRAFDGQKSQQGKEKRPSFAIPDFKNGKVVNRARGFVVRIFDAICNCANTNAAAATTRFKLRSNSGGAAGAAGGGASSGNGKRQQSQDEPETLALTKKKPSAEGKKKKGVSMADDVQAGVRLMD; encoded by the exons ATGCATGCCAGATTTGCCGATTCCGATCCCGCGTCCCCGGACAGCGGTGACCGCATTGAAACGGAGACCCTGGAGTATCGCATCGAGGTGTTCAAACAGAATCCCAAGAACATGGCCGCACTGCACGAGATGCTCGATGAGGTGGTGCTGCGCGCTGAAACGGAGGCCAACAAGCGGGCTTTCGATGGCCAGAAATCGCAACAG GGCAAGGAGAAGCGTCCGA GTTTCGCCATACCAGATTTTAAGAACGGCAAGGTGGTGAATCGTGCTCGAGGATTTGTGGTGCGCATCTTCGATGCCATCTGCAATTGCGCCAACACCAATGCGGCCGCAGCCACGACGCGCTTCAAGCTGAGAAGCAACAGCggtggagcagcaggagcagcgggagGAGGAGCTTCGTCTGGTAATGGTAAGCGCCAGCAGTCCCAGGACGAACCGGAGACCCTGGCCCTAACCAAGAAGAAGCCTTCGGCCGAGGGCAAAAAGAAGAAGGGCGTCAGCATGGCCGATGATGTCCAGGCGGGCGTACGACTAATGGACTAG
- the PIG-F gene encoding glycosylphosphatidylinositol anchor biosynthesis protein 11, translated as MVSRFDQQKTKHQLFHVSLSLATILICMTYMQYRRNWAYLGNFWDSLVVPIVFIGELLKVVLARFYGRIEDGVLTVKQRQKKAAYFTARELAGGFTLQFLCTLLYAFSCIIFGAPVLGNYEETFVLSLLMTLLTVSPTVFLLGGGGALQVCFCEKPDFVTKCEDTALNLFKYNALGGILGAWAGSVVAPLDWGRDWQVYPIPNIIGALLGSAMGNIYACTHVLYATARVYMTKKRA; from the coding sequence ATGGTTTCGCGTTTCGATCAGCAAAAGACCAAGCACCAGCTCTTCCATGTGTCCCTCAGCCTGGCCACCATATTGATATGCATGACATACATGCAGTACCGCCGCAACTGGGCCTATCTCGGCAACTTCTGGGACTCACTGGTGGTTCCAATTGTCTTCATCGGCGAGCTGCTGAAAGTCGTGCTGGCCCGTTTCTATGGGCGCATTGAGGATGGTGTGCTGACAGTCAAGCAGCGGCAAAAGAAGGCAGCATATTTCACGGCACGCGAGCTCGCGGGAGGATTCACGCTGCAGTTCCTGTGCACGCTGCTGTATGCCTTCAGCTGCATCATTTTTGGTGCACCGGTACTGGGCAACTACGAGGAGACCTTTGTCCTTTCCCTGCTGATGACACTGCTGACGGTGTCGCCCACGGTGTTTCTcttgggcggcggcggtgccCTGCAAGTGTGCTTCTGCGAGAAACCGGACTTTGTGACCAAGTGCGAGGACACGGCCCTGAATCTGTTCAAGTACAATGCCCTGGGTGGCATCCTGGGGGCCTGGGCTGGCAGTGTGGTGGCCCCCCTGGACTGGGGACGCGACTGGCAGGTATATCCGATACCAAACATCATCGGAGCTCTGCTGGGCAGCGCCATGGGCAATATTTATGCCTGTACGCATGTCCTTTATGCCACGGCCCGCGTGTACATGACCAAAAAACGTGcttaa
- the Lon gene encoding lon protease homolog, mitochondrial isoform X2, giving the protein MISHAVRGRYLMRALSTTVAWTRIRPGQSALSKYFSDKVTRLERFNGATMVMSQRFYSRRRDDPDDKKAPTGPEGPSERDSHLPATVVVPDVWPHVPLLAMRKNPLFPRFMKIVEVSNPIVMDLLRRKVSLNQPYVGVFLKKVDGEEEVVQNLDEVYHLGTFAQIQEIQDLGDRMRLVVLAHRRIRITGQVVEDLPNPKKPAEDQTTNNKSSTTSQSSSERRKTRRAIKQKLQETAAAADADADTTNPMDEFELKQRSHISEKFKAIKAAAKAALDAEAGTSATPDAESGAESAAPSGSPPVLIVEVENVKLPVYKQTPEVKALTQEIIKTLRDIITMNPLYRESLHQMLHQNQRVVDNPIYLCDLGASLSSGDPEELQNILEETDIPKRLQLSLTLLKKEQELSRLQAKIGREVEEKVKQQHRKYILQEQLKVIKKELGIEKDDKDAIGEKYMEKLKDKIVPESIKLVIDEELAKLNFLESHSSEFNVTRNYLDWLTSLPWGVISTENLCLDKANEILNHDHYGMEDIKKRILEFIAVSSLKGSTQGKILCFHGPPGVGKTSIAKSIARALNREYFRFSVGGMTDVAEIKGHRRTYVGAMPGKLIQCLKKTKTENPLVLIDEVDKIGKGYQGDPSSALLELLDPEQNANFLDHYLDVPIDLSRVLFICTANVIDTIPEPLRDRMELIEMSGYVAEEKVAIARQYLIPQSMNDCGLTDEHISITEKALNMLIRSYCRESGVRNLQKQIEKVIRKVAFLLVKKEGTNFPVDAENLTTFLGKQIFTSDRMYETTPPGVVMGLAWTAMGGSSLYIETSPRNKQKSQGPKSEASGVGRVGTLYITGNLGDVMKESAQIALTVARNFIQIRYPDNQYLELENIHLHVPEGAVPKDGPSAGVTIITALISLATNKPVRKDVAMTGEISLKGKVLPVGGIKEKAIAARRSGVNCLILPADNKKDFEELPKFITEGLEVHFAANYDDVYNIAFSEPTKNEAEAQVLPAPDQEPLEKVSSAASASSAMPFRP; this is encoded by the exons ATGATATCTCACGCTGTACGAGGGCGGTACCTAATGCGCGCCCTGTCCACGACAGTCGCATGGACTCGCATTCGCCCGGGACAAAGTGCCTTGTCTAAATATTTTAGTGATAAAGTTACTCGCCTCGAGAGATTCAATGGCGCGACAATGGTGATGTCTCAGCGTTTCTACAGTCGCCGACGCGACGATCCCGACGACAAGAAAGCGCCAACGGGACCAGAAGGTCCGTCCGAGCGAGACTCGCACCTGCCTGCCACAGTGGTGGTGCCCGACGTATGGCCACATGTTCCTCTGCTGGCCATGCGGAAGAATCCCTTGTTTCCGCGCTTCATGAAGATTGTGGAG GTGTCCAATCCAATTGTTATGGATCTGCTGCGTCGCAAAGTTAGCCTTAATCAGCCCTACGTTGGGGTTTTCCTCAAGAAAGTCGACGGGGAAGAGGAGGTCGTCCAGAATCTGGACGAGGTCTATCACCTGGGCACTTTTGCACAGATCCAAGAGATTCAAGATTTGGGCGACAGGATGCGCCTTGTGGTGCTGGCCCATCGTCGCATACGCATCACAGGACAGGTGGTCGAGGATCTGCCGAATCCAAAAAAGCCAG ctgaagatcaaacaacaaacaacaaatcaTCGACAACGTCACAGTCGTCCAGTGAACGCCGTAAAACGCGTCGCGCAATTAAGCAAAAATTACAAGAGACTGCGGCtgccgctgacgctgacgctgacacCACAAACCCAATGGACGAATTTGAATTGAAACAGCGTTCGCATATCTCAGAGAAATTTAAAGCTATCAAAGCGGCAGCCAAAGCCGCCCTCGATGCCGAAGCGGGTACATCAGCTACCCCCGATGCAGAGTCCGGTGCCGAGTCTGCTGCACCTTCCGGATCACCGCCTGTGCTCATTGTAGAGGTAGAGAATGTGAAGCTACCGGTTTACAAACAAACCCCAGAAGTCAAGGCGCTAACACAAGAGATTATCAAGACTCTACGCGACATCATCACCATGAATCCCCTGTATAG GGAGAGTCTCCATCAAATGCTGCATCAGAATCAACGAGTTGTGGACAATCCCATCTACCTATGCGACTTGGGTGCCTCCCTGTCGTCCGGGGACCCAGAGGAGCTGCAAAATATCCTAGAGGAaacagat ATCCCAAAACGCCTGCAACTGTCCCTGACATTACTCaaaaaggagcaggagctaTCGAGACTGCAAGCGAAAATTGGACGCGAGGTAGAGGAAAAagtcaagcagcagcaccgaaaATACATACTGCAGGAACAGCTGAAGGTTATCAAAAAGGAGCTGGGCATCGAGAAAGACGACAAGGATGCCATCGGTGAAAAGTATATGGAAAAACTCAAAGACAAAATCGTTCCAGAAAGTATTAAGCTGGTCATCGATGAGGAACTGGCCAAACTGAACTTCCTGGAGAGTCATAGCTCTGAATTTAA TGTAACCCGCAACTACCTCGACTGGCTCACCTCGCTACCCTGGGGCGTCATTAGCACTGAGAATCTCTGCCTGGACAAAGCCAACGAGATCCTAAACCACGATCACTACGGAATGGAGGATATCAAGAAGCGCATCCTAGAGTTTATCGCCGTCAGTTCTCTGAAGGGCAGCACGCAGGGCAAGATCCTGTGCTTCCATGGACCGCCTGGTGTGGGCAAGACGAGTATAGCCAAGTCCATTGCTCGGGCCCTGAATCGTGAGTACTTCCGCTTCAGTGTGGGCGGCATGACGGATGTGGCTGAGATCAAGGGACATCGTCGCACCTACGTGGGCGCAATGCCTGGAAAGCTGATACAGTGCTTGAAAAAGACTAAGACGGAGAATCCTCTAGTGCTCATTGATGAGGTGGACAAGATTGGCAA GGGCTATCAGGGAGATCCCAGCTCGGCGCTGTTGGAGCTACTCGATCCCGAGCAGAATGCCAATTTCCTGGACCACTATCTGGACGTGCCAATCGATCTGTCGCGTGTGCTATTCATTTGCACGGCCAACGTGATCGATACCATACCAGAGCCGCTGAGGGATCGCATGGAGCTGATTGAGATGTCCGGCTATGTGGCCGAGGAGAAGGTGGCCATTGCCCGTCAGTATCTGATACCGCAGTCGATGAACGACTGTGGCCTGACCGACGAGCATATCAGCATAACCGAGAAAGCCCTGAATATGCTGATACGCAGCTATTGCCGCGAGTCCGGAGTGCGTAACTTGCAGAAGCAGATCGAGAAGGTCATTCGCAAAGTGGCCTTCCTTTTGGTCAAGAAGGAGGGCACCAACTTCCCAGTGGATGCCGAAAACCTGACCACATTCCTGGGCAAGCAGATCTTTACCTCGGATCGCATGTACGAGACGACGCCGCCGGGCGTGGTCATGGGCCTAGCCTGGACAGCCATGGGTGGCTCATCGCTGTACATTGAGACATCGCCACGGAACAAACAGAAAAGCCAGGGCCCCAAATCAGAAGCCAGCGGTGTAGGCAGAGTTGGCACTTTGTATATCACCGGAAACCTTGGAGATGTGATGAAGGAATCGGCCCAAATAGCCCTTACGGTAGCCCGCAATTTTATCCAAATTCGCTATCCTGACAACCAGTACCTGGAGCTGGA AAACATTCACCTGCACGTTCCTGAGGGGGCCGTACCAAAGGATGGACCCAGTGCTGGAGTCACCATAATCACAGCCTTAATTTCGTTGGCCACCAACAAGCCTGTGCGTAAGGATGTGGCCATGACGGGCGAGATATCACTGAAGGGCAAGGTTCTGCCCGTAGGAGGAATCAAGGAGAAGGCCATAGCC GCACGTCGCAGTGGCGTCAACTGTCTCATCCTGCCCGCGGACAACAAGAAGGACTTCGAGGAGTTGCCCAAGTTCATAACCGAAGGCCTGGAGGTTCACTTTGCGGCCAACTACGATGATGTCTACAACATCGCCTTCTCCGAACCCACCAAAAACGAGGCCGAGGCCCAAGTATTGCCGGCGCCGGATCAGGAGCCCCTCGAAAAGGTGTCCAGCGCGGCCAGTGCGTCCAGCGCCATGCCTTTCAGGCCTTAA
- the LOC4812396 gene encoding venom protease, which produces MMPPQWMFLALLGFGFGCQQILAKTYSSDYLDLLDLNDNDEFQWGASENQLQGNHSAFNFLSRHRLQKRQAPDGDSEGGSQLLENKDYGPCSTPLGESGRCRHIIYCRMPELKDDVWRLVSQLCIIEKSSIGICCTEQASNSHQSPQVVSNPDQEEPRIVNRPEQRGCGITTRQFPRLSGGRPAEPDEWPWMAALLIEGQPFVWCGGVLITDRHVLTAAHCIHRKKKEEIFVRLGEYNTHQLNETRARDFRIANMVIHIDYDPLTYENDIALIRIDRATLFNTYIWPICMPPVSENWAGRSAIVTGWGTQKLGGPHSNILMEVNLPVWKQSDCRAAMTQRISDTVLCAGLPEGGQDSCQGDSGGPLLVQLPNQRWVTIGIVSWGNGCGEPRHPGVYTRVDRYLDWILSNADV; this is translated from the exons ATGATGCCACCGCAGTGGATGTTCTTGGCTCTTctgggcttcggcttcggctgccagcagatcctggCCAAGACTTACTCCAGCGACTACCTAG ATCTTCTCGACttgaacgacaacgacgaattccaaTGGGGCGCGTCCGAGAATCAGCTGCAAGGCAATCACAGTGCGTTTAACTTTCTGTCGCGACATCGTCTCCAGAAGCGTCAGGCACCGGATGGGGACAGTGAAGGTGGCTCCCAGCTGCTG GAGAACAAGGATTACGGCCCCTGCAGTACACCGCTGGGTGAGTCGGGACGCTGCCGCCACATCATCTACTGTCGCATGCCGGAGCTCAAGGACGACGTGTGGCGTCTGGTCTCTCAGTTGTGTATCATTGAAAAAAG TTCCATTGGCATTTGTTGCACTGAGCAGGCGAGCAACTCCCACCAAAGCCCGCAGGTTGTATCCAATCCCGACCAGGAGGAGCCCCGCATTGTGAATCGACCGGAGCAGCGGGGCTGTGGCATCACCACAAGGCAGTTTCCAAGACTTTCGGGTGGACGACCAGCCGAGCCAGACGAGTGGCCCTGGATGGCGGCCCTGCTCATCGAGGGCCAGCCCTTCGTGTGGTGCGGCGGAGTACTAATAACAGATCGCCACGTCCTCACCGCCGCCCATTGCATCCACAGAAAGAAAAAGGAGGAGATATTCGTGAGACTCGGGGAGTACAACACTCACCAGCTGAATGAGACGCGTGCCAGGGATTTCCGTATTGCCAATATGGTTATCCACATCGATTACGATCCGCTGACCTACGAGAATGACATTGCCCTCATCAGGATCGACCGGGCCACGCTGTTCAACACGTACATCTGGCCAATTTGCATGCCGCCGGTTAGCGAGAACTGGGCTGGACGCAGCGCCATTGTCACGGGCTGGGGCACTCAGAAGCTGGGTGGGCCGCACTCCAACATCCTCATGGAG GTCAATCTGCCCGTGTGGAAGCAGTCGGACTGCAGGGCTGCCATGACACAACGTATTTCGGATACAGTACTTTGTGCCGGCCTGCCGGAGGGTGGTCAGGACTCCTGTCAGGGCGATAGCGGCGGACCGCTGCTGGTGCAGCTGCCCAACCAGCGCTGGGTCACCATCGGCATTGTGTCGTGGGGCAACGGCTGTGGCGAGCCTCGCCATCCCGGTGTCTACACGCGCGTCGATCGCTACCTCGACTGGATCCTGTCCAATGCGGATGTATAG
- the LOC4812102 gene encoding uncharacterized protein isoform X2, producing MHARFADSDPASPDSGDRIETETLEYRIEVFKQNPKNMAALHEMLDEVVLRAETEANKRAFDGQKSQQGKEKRPNFKNGKVVNRARGFVVRIFDAICNCANTNAAAATTRFKLRSNSGGAAGAAGGGASSGNGKRQQSQDEPETLALTKKKPSAEGKKKKGVSMADDVQAGVRLMD from the exons ATGCATGCCAGATTTGCCGATTCCGATCCCGCGTCCCCGGACAGCGGTGACCGCATTGAAACGGAGACCCTGGAGTATCGCATCGAGGTGTTCAAACAGAATCCCAAGAACATGGCCGCACTGCACGAGATGCTCGATGAGGTGGTGCTGCGCGCTGAAACGGAGGCCAACAAGCGGGCTTTCGATGGCCAGAAATCGCAACAG GGCAAGGAGAAGCGTCCGA ATTTTAAGAACGGCAAGGTGGTGAATCGTGCTCGAGGATTTGTGGTGCGCATCTTCGATGCCATCTGCAATTGCGCCAACACCAATGCGGCCGCAGCCACGACGCGCTTCAAGCTGAGAAGCAACAGCggtggagcagcaggagcagcgggagGAGGAGCTTCGTCTGGTAATGGTAAGCGCCAGCAGTCCCAGGACGAACCGGAGACCCTGGCCCTAACCAAGAAGAAGCCTTCGGCCGAGGGCAAAAAGAAGAAGGGCGTCAGCATGGCCGATGATGTCCAGGCGGGCGTACGACTAATGGACTAG
- the Lon gene encoding lon protease homolog, mitochondrial isoform X1, producing MISHAVRGRYLMRALSTTVAWTRIRPGQSALSKYFSDKVTRLERFNGATMVMSQRFYSRRRDDPDDKKAPTGPEGPSERDSHLPATVVVPDVWPHVPLLAMRKNPLFPRFMKIVEVSNPIVMDLLRRKVSLNQPYVGVFLKKVDGEEEVVQNLDEVYHLGTFAQIQEIQDLGDRMRLVVLAHRRIRITGQVVEDLPNPKKPVKMTTLHYPLFNIKLHIPAEDQTTNNKSSTTSQSSSERRKTRRAIKQKLQETAAAADADADTTNPMDEFELKQRSHISEKFKAIKAAAKAALDAEAGTSATPDAESGAESAAPSGSPPVLIVEVENVKLPVYKQTPEVKALTQEIIKTLRDIITMNPLYRESLHQMLHQNQRVVDNPIYLCDLGASLSSGDPEELQNILEETDIPKRLQLSLTLLKKEQELSRLQAKIGREVEEKVKQQHRKYILQEQLKVIKKELGIEKDDKDAIGEKYMEKLKDKIVPESIKLVIDEELAKLNFLESHSSEFNVTRNYLDWLTSLPWGVISTENLCLDKANEILNHDHYGMEDIKKRILEFIAVSSLKGSTQGKILCFHGPPGVGKTSIAKSIARALNREYFRFSVGGMTDVAEIKGHRRTYVGAMPGKLIQCLKKTKTENPLVLIDEVDKIGKGYQGDPSSALLELLDPEQNANFLDHYLDVPIDLSRVLFICTANVIDTIPEPLRDRMELIEMSGYVAEEKVAIARQYLIPQSMNDCGLTDEHISITEKALNMLIRSYCRESGVRNLQKQIEKVIRKVAFLLVKKEGTNFPVDAENLTTFLGKQIFTSDRMYETTPPGVVMGLAWTAMGGSSLYIETSPRNKQKSQGPKSEASGVGRVGTLYITGNLGDVMKESAQIALTVARNFIQIRYPDNQYLELENIHLHVPEGAVPKDGPSAGVTIITALISLATNKPVRKDVAMTGEISLKGKVLPVGGIKEKAIAARRSGVNCLILPADNKKDFEELPKFITEGLEVHFAANYDDVYNIAFSEPTKNEAEAQVLPAPDQEPLEKVSSAASASSAMPFRP from the exons ATGATATCTCACGCTGTACGAGGGCGGTACCTAATGCGCGCCCTGTCCACGACAGTCGCATGGACTCGCATTCGCCCGGGACAAAGTGCCTTGTCTAAATATTTTAGTGATAAAGTTACTCGCCTCGAGAGATTCAATGGCGCGACAATGGTGATGTCTCAGCGTTTCTACAGTCGCCGACGCGACGATCCCGACGACAAGAAAGCGCCAACGGGACCAGAAGGTCCGTCCGAGCGAGACTCGCACCTGCCTGCCACAGTGGTGGTGCCCGACGTATGGCCACATGTTCCTCTGCTGGCCATGCGGAAGAATCCCTTGTTTCCGCGCTTCATGAAGATTGTGGAG GTGTCCAATCCAATTGTTATGGATCTGCTGCGTCGCAAAGTTAGCCTTAATCAGCCCTACGTTGGGGTTTTCCTCAAGAAAGTCGACGGGGAAGAGGAGGTCGTCCAGAATCTGGACGAGGTCTATCACCTGGGCACTTTTGCACAGATCCAAGAGATTCAAGATTTGGGCGACAGGATGCGCCTTGTGGTGCTGGCCCATCGTCGCATACGCATCACAGGACAGGTGGTCGAGGATCTGCCGAATCCAAAAAAGCCAG TGAAAATGACAACTTTGCATTATCCactatttaatattaaattacacatcccagctgaagatcaaacaacaaacaacaaatcaTCGACAACGTCACAGTCGTCCAGTGAACGCCGTAAAACGCGTCGCGCAATTAAGCAAAAATTACAAGAGACTGCGGCtgccgctgacgctgacgctgacacCACAAACCCAATGGACGAATTTGAATTGAAACAGCGTTCGCATATCTCAGAGAAATTTAAAGCTATCAAAGCGGCAGCCAAAGCCGCCCTCGATGCCGAAGCGGGTACATCAGCTACCCCCGATGCAGAGTCCGGTGCCGAGTCTGCTGCACCTTCCGGATCACCGCCTGTGCTCATTGTAGAGGTAGAGAATGTGAAGCTACCGGTTTACAAACAAACCCCAGAAGTCAAGGCGCTAACACAAGAGATTATCAAGACTCTACGCGACATCATCACCATGAATCCCCTGTATAG GGAGAGTCTCCATCAAATGCTGCATCAGAATCAACGAGTTGTGGACAATCCCATCTACCTATGCGACTTGGGTGCCTCCCTGTCGTCCGGGGACCCAGAGGAGCTGCAAAATATCCTAGAGGAaacagat ATCCCAAAACGCCTGCAACTGTCCCTGACATTACTCaaaaaggagcaggagctaTCGAGACTGCAAGCGAAAATTGGACGCGAGGTAGAGGAAAAagtcaagcagcagcaccgaaaATACATACTGCAGGAACAGCTGAAGGTTATCAAAAAGGAGCTGGGCATCGAGAAAGACGACAAGGATGCCATCGGTGAAAAGTATATGGAAAAACTCAAAGACAAAATCGTTCCAGAAAGTATTAAGCTGGTCATCGATGAGGAACTGGCCAAACTGAACTTCCTGGAGAGTCATAGCTCTGAATTTAA TGTAACCCGCAACTACCTCGACTGGCTCACCTCGCTACCCTGGGGCGTCATTAGCACTGAGAATCTCTGCCTGGACAAAGCCAACGAGATCCTAAACCACGATCACTACGGAATGGAGGATATCAAGAAGCGCATCCTAGAGTTTATCGCCGTCAGTTCTCTGAAGGGCAGCACGCAGGGCAAGATCCTGTGCTTCCATGGACCGCCTGGTGTGGGCAAGACGAGTATAGCCAAGTCCATTGCTCGGGCCCTGAATCGTGAGTACTTCCGCTTCAGTGTGGGCGGCATGACGGATGTGGCTGAGATCAAGGGACATCGTCGCACCTACGTGGGCGCAATGCCTGGAAAGCTGATACAGTGCTTGAAAAAGACTAAGACGGAGAATCCTCTAGTGCTCATTGATGAGGTGGACAAGATTGGCAA GGGCTATCAGGGAGATCCCAGCTCGGCGCTGTTGGAGCTACTCGATCCCGAGCAGAATGCCAATTTCCTGGACCACTATCTGGACGTGCCAATCGATCTGTCGCGTGTGCTATTCATTTGCACGGCCAACGTGATCGATACCATACCAGAGCCGCTGAGGGATCGCATGGAGCTGATTGAGATGTCCGGCTATGTGGCCGAGGAGAAGGTGGCCATTGCCCGTCAGTATCTGATACCGCAGTCGATGAACGACTGTGGCCTGACCGACGAGCATATCAGCATAACCGAGAAAGCCCTGAATATGCTGATACGCAGCTATTGCCGCGAGTCCGGAGTGCGTAACTTGCAGAAGCAGATCGAGAAGGTCATTCGCAAAGTGGCCTTCCTTTTGGTCAAGAAGGAGGGCACCAACTTCCCAGTGGATGCCGAAAACCTGACCACATTCCTGGGCAAGCAGATCTTTACCTCGGATCGCATGTACGAGACGACGCCGCCGGGCGTGGTCATGGGCCTAGCCTGGACAGCCATGGGTGGCTCATCGCTGTACATTGAGACATCGCCACGGAACAAACAGAAAAGCCAGGGCCCCAAATCAGAAGCCAGCGGTGTAGGCAGAGTTGGCACTTTGTATATCACCGGAAACCTTGGAGATGTGATGAAGGAATCGGCCCAAATAGCCCTTACGGTAGCCCGCAATTTTATCCAAATTCGCTATCCTGACAACCAGTACCTGGAGCTGGA AAACATTCACCTGCACGTTCCTGAGGGGGCCGTACCAAAGGATGGACCCAGTGCTGGAGTCACCATAATCACAGCCTTAATTTCGTTGGCCACCAACAAGCCTGTGCGTAAGGATGTGGCCATGACGGGCGAGATATCACTGAAGGGCAAGGTTCTGCCCGTAGGAGGAATCAAGGAGAAGGCCATAGCC GCACGTCGCAGTGGCGTCAACTGTCTCATCCTGCCCGCGGACAACAAGAAGGACTTCGAGGAGTTGCCCAAGTTCATAACCGAAGGCCTGGAGGTTCACTTTGCGGCCAACTACGATGATGTCTACAACATCGCCTTCTCCGAACCCACCAAAAACGAGGCCGAGGCCCAAGTATTGCCGGCGCCGGATCAGGAGCCCCTCGAAAAGGTGTCCAGCGCGGCCAGTGCGTCCAGCGCCATGCCTTTCAGGCCTTAA